A single genomic interval of Streptomyces sp. NBC_00663 harbors:
- the rbfA gene encoding 30S ribosome-binding factor RbfA, with product MADNARAKRLADLIREVVAQKLQRGIKDPRLGTHVTITDTRVTGDLREATVFYTVYGDDEERAAAAAGLESAKGVLRSAVGAAAGVKFTPTLTFVADALPDNAKTIEDLLDKARQSDEKVREVSAGATYAGEADPYRKPDEDEDDTSE from the coding sequence GTGGCCGACAACGCGCGGGCGAAGAGGCTGGCGGACCTCATCCGGGAGGTGGTGGCCCAGAAGCTGCAACGCGGGATCAAGGACCCGCGGCTCGGCACCCACGTCACCATCACGGACACCAGGGTCACGGGCGACCTCCGGGAGGCGACCGTCTTCTACACGGTGTACGGGGACGACGAGGAGCGGGCGGCGGCGGCGGCCGGACTGGAGAGCGCCAAGGGCGTGCTCCGCTCCGCGGTCGGCGCGGCGGCGGGCGTGAAGTTCACCCCGACGCTCACCTTCGTGGCCGACGCCCTGCCGGACAACGCCAAGACCATCGAGGACCTCCTCGACAAGGCCCGCCAGTCCGACGAGAAGGTGCGCGAGGTCTCGGCCGGCGCCACCTACGCCGGTGAGGCCGACCCGTACCGCAAGCCGGACGAGGACGAGGACGACACCTCCGAATGA
- the truB gene encoding tRNA pseudouridine(55) synthase TruB, which yields MNRKSTTPDGLVIVDKPSGFTSHDVVAKMRGIARTRRVGHAGTLDPMATGVLVLGVEKATKLLGHLALTEKEYLGTIRLGQTTLTDDAEGEITGSTDASKVTREAVDAGIAKLSGDIMQVPSKVSAIKIDGVRSYKRAREGEEFEIPARPVRISSFAVYDVRDAVAENGTPVMDLVVSVVCSSGTYIRALARDLGADLGVGGHLTALRRTRVGPYKLDAAKTLDQLQQELAVMPIAEAATAAFPRWNVDAKRARLLLNGVRLEMPDEYAGRGAVAVFDPEGRFLALVEEQKGKAKSLAVFG from the coding sequence ATGAACCGGAAGAGCACCACGCCCGACGGCCTTGTCATCGTCGACAAGCCGTCGGGCTTCACTTCGCACGACGTGGTCGCCAAGATGCGCGGGATCGCCAGGACCCGCCGCGTCGGCCACGCCGGCACCCTCGACCCCATGGCGACGGGCGTGCTCGTCCTCGGTGTCGAGAAGGCGACGAAGCTCCTGGGGCATCTCGCCCTCACGGAGAAGGAGTACCTGGGCACGATCCGGCTCGGCCAGACGACCCTGACCGACGACGCAGAGGGCGAGATCACGGGGTCGACCGACGCCTCGAAGGTCACCCGCGAGGCCGTCGACGCCGGGATCGCCAAGCTGAGCGGCGACATCATGCAGGTGCCGTCCAAGGTCAGCGCCATCAAGATCGACGGCGTGCGCTCCTACAAGCGGGCGCGCGAGGGCGAGGAGTTCGAGATCCCCGCCCGGCCGGTCAGGATCTCGTCCTTCGCGGTCTACGACGTCCGCGACGCCGTCGCCGAGAACGGCACACCGGTGATGGACCTGGTGGTGTCGGTGGTCTGCTCGTCCGGCACCTATATCCGGGCGCTGGCCCGTGACCTGGGCGCGGACCTGGGCGTGGGCGGCCACCTCACCGCGCTGCGCCGCACCCGCGTCGGCCCGTACAAGCTGGACGCGGCCAAGACCCTGGACCAGCTCCAGCAGGAGCTGGCGGTCATGCCGATCGCCGAGGCCGCCACGGCCGCGTTCCCACGCTGGAACGTGGACGCCAAGCGGGCCCGGCTGCTGCTGAACGGCGTACGCCTGGAGATGCCCGACGAGTACGCGGGCCGCGGCGCGGTCGCCGTCTTCGACCCCGAGGGCCGGTTCCTCGCCCTCGTCGAGGAACAGAAGGGCAAGGCCAAGAGCCTCGCCGTCTTCGGCTGA
- a CDS encoding DUF503 domain-containing protein yields the protein MYVGTLSFDLLLGDVHSLKEKRSLVRPIVAELQRKYAVSAAETGNQDLHRRAEIGLAVVSGDTGHLSEVLDRCERLVAGRPEVELLSVRRRLHSDED from the coding sequence ATGTACGTGGGGACTCTGTCCTTCGATCTGCTCCTCGGCGACGTTCACTCGCTGAAGGAGAAACGCTCACTCGTCCGTCCGATCGTGGCCGAACTCCAGCGCAAGTACGCGGTGAGTGCGGCGGAGACGGGCAATCAGGACCTCCATCGCCGGGCCGAGATCGGGCTCGCGGTGGTCTCGGGGGACACGGGCCACCTCAGCGAGGTACTGGACCGCTGCGAGCGGCTGGTCGCCGGGCGGCCCGAGGTGGAACTGCTCTCGGTTCGACGCAGGCTCCACAGCGACGAAGACTGA